The proteins below come from a single Rhizobium etli CFN 42 genomic window:
- a CDS encoding galactarate dehydratase, translating into MKIDRMRVFMTRDKDRPRVIVALDTDDGLTGWGECYNHGPDKALPPLLDYLYGFLSGQDPTRVEYLVNLLIQQSRFPPGALGLAAISALDHCLWDLAAKAANVPVYKLLGGEVRDRIKVYAGVYTAPDAPAARDEFDRLKEEWGFTAFKLSPWRIDMHAHRWGNVVKASADYFRSLRETVNDEYEIAFDAHAKIFEPIAARQLGNALAPYDPLFYEEPLRPENIEAWGDLKQGLNCVLATGESLYNRNEFLRLLQVKGADLIQPDICVVGGISEMRRIATLAEAYFVGVAPHNPMGPLATAVNVHFSAAAQNFRILEYRLPKGQAYVYGGLDIEKRQGETRYVVDPYLPKDGYLELRPDRPGWGVEMDEKAMEEEGYIHWQRRVPKRPDGSYAFA; encoded by the coding sequence ATGAAGATCGACAGAATGCGAGTGTTCATGACCCGCGATAAGGACCGTCCCCGCGTGATCGTCGCACTCGATACCGATGATGGGCTGACCGGCTGGGGTGAGTGCTACAACCACGGCCCTGACAAGGCGCTGCCGCCGTTGCTCGATTATCTCTACGGATTTCTCTCCGGACAGGATCCGACACGCGTCGAATACCTCGTCAATCTGCTGATCCAGCAAAGTCGATTCCCGCCCGGCGCGCTCGGCCTTGCCGCAATCTCCGCGCTTGATCATTGCCTGTGGGATCTGGCGGCCAAGGCTGCGAACGTGCCGGTTTACAAGCTTCTCGGCGGCGAGGTCCGTGACCGCATCAAGGTCTATGCCGGAGTCTACACCGCGCCCGACGCGCCGGCCGCCCGCGACGAATTCGACCGCCTGAAGGAGGAGTGGGGTTTCACCGCCTTCAAGCTCAGCCCCTGGCGGATCGACATGCATGCCCATCGCTGGGGGAATGTCGTGAAGGCGTCAGCGGATTATTTCCGGTCGCTGCGCGAGACGGTGAATGACGAATACGAGATTGCCTTCGATGCTCATGCCAAGATTTTCGAACCGATCGCCGCAAGGCAACTCGGCAATGCGCTGGCGCCCTATGACCCGCTGTTCTACGAAGAGCCGCTGCGTCCTGAGAATATCGAGGCCTGGGGCGATCTGAAACAGGGGCTCAATTGCGTGCTCGCAACCGGCGAGTCACTCTATAACAGGAACGAATTCCTGCGGCTGCTGCAGGTCAAGGGCGCCGACCTGATCCAGCCCGATATCTGCGTCGTCGGGGGAATCAGCGAAATGCGCCGCATCGCCACGCTGGCCGAAGCCTATTTCGTCGGCGTCGCTCCGCACAACCCGATGGGGCCGCTGGCGACGGCGGTCAATGTGCATTTTTCGGCCGCGGCCCAGAATTTCCGCATCCTCGAATACCGGCTGCCAAAGGGCCAGGCCTATGTCTATGGCGGCCTCGACATCGAGAAGCGGCAGGGGGAAACACGCTACGTCGTGGACCCCTATCTGCCGAAAGACGGTTATCTCGAACTGCGCCCCGACCGGCCCGGATGGGGAGTCGAAATGGATGAAAAGGCGATGGAGGAGGAAGGCTATATCCATTGGCAGCGGCGCGTGCCGAAGCGGCCGGACGGCTCTTATGCCTTCGCCTGA
- a CDS encoding mandelate racemase/muconate lactonizing enzyme family protein produces the protein MKITGIRTFLMHAGQPDPSKWASDERSGDGTSTQLRGTRNWLFLKIDTDEGITGIGECSGWPRVIETAINDLAPLLIGEDPAHTERLCQKLHIAMMGHGMLGTVGGGAMTGIDMALWDIKGKALGVPVWMLLGGKVRDRIPIYSHANTPERALAVKQRGIKAIKCGGVADPVRKVAALREAVGDDMDIAIDLHGPPWLTPADACRLVRALEPYELMWVEDPIAPDNLDGYKRIRDAADVPLAAGERSATIFGERELIERELVDVIQPDTGRAGGITQMKKIAAMAEAHHVQMAPHSGSLGPVAEYAALHLLAAIPNALILERLDDDWDGRRRTIVPHPEQVDGLITVPDAPGLGCDIDEEFVGRFPSGGNVSVPVPEAADSYNPGTYNEHLYVQTRVARRSYFNR, from the coding sequence ATGAAGATCACCGGCATCAGAACGTTTCTCATGCACGCCGGTCAGCCCGACCCTTCGAAATGGGCTTCGGATGAGCGGTCGGGGGACGGGACATCCACGCAGCTGCGGGGCACCAGGAATTGGTTGTTCTTGAAGATCGACACCGATGAGGGCATCACCGGCATCGGCGAATGCTCCGGCTGGCCGCGCGTGATTGAAACGGCGATCAATGATCTGGCGCCGCTGCTGATCGGCGAAGATCCGGCTCATACCGAACGCCTGTGCCAGAAATTGCATATTGCGATGATGGGTCACGGCATGCTCGGCACGGTCGGTGGCGGCGCGATGACCGGCATCGACATGGCGCTTTGGGACATCAAGGGCAAAGCGCTCGGCGTGCCTGTCTGGATGCTGCTCGGCGGCAAGGTGCGCGACAGGATCCCGATCTATTCGCATGCCAATACGCCGGAACGTGCGCTTGCAGTCAAACAGCGCGGCATAAAGGCGATCAAGTGCGGTGGTGTGGCCGATCCGGTTCGCAAGGTCGCAGCACTGCGCGAGGCGGTCGGCGACGATATGGACATCGCCATCGACCTGCATGGGCCGCCATGGCTGACCCCTGCGGACGCCTGCCGCCTGGTGCGGGCGCTCGAACCCTATGAGCTGATGTGGGTGGAAGATCCGATCGCGCCCGACAATCTCGACGGCTACAAGCGCATTCGCGACGCCGCTGATGTGCCACTTGCCGCCGGCGAACGCTCGGCAACGATCTTTGGCGAGCGCGAGCTCATCGAACGAGAGCTGGTCGATGTCATTCAGCCCGATACCGGCCGGGCCGGCGGCATCACCCAAATGAAGAAGATCGCGGCCATGGCCGAAGCCCACCACGTCCAGATGGCACCGCATTCGGGCTCGCTCGGACCGGTGGCGGAATATGCGGCACTGCATTTGCTTGCGGCTATTCCGAACGCGCTGATCCTCGAGCGGCTCGACGACGACTGGGACGGCCGTCGCCGGACGATCGTGCCGCATCCCGAGCAGGTCGACGGGCTGATCACGGTGCCCGACGCCCCCGGGCTCGGCTGCGATATCGACGAGGAATTCGTCGGTCGGTTTCCAAGCGGCGGCAATGTCTCCGTTCCTGTGCCGGAGGCCGCCGACTCCTACAATCCCGGAACCTACAACGAGCATCTCTACGTGCAGACGCGCGTGGCGCGCCGCAGCTATTTCAATCGCTAG
- a CDS encoding PAS domain-containing protein, giving the protein MESVWSHRPPILRLALFFLAYVLACGFAQSLAVVPGTGISIWPPAGLFIATLILASRPSWPWWILAGCLGEMFSNVLWFHSPQAAAFLIYVGNALEAVVAAWLVNRTLKLPVRLETLQEVTAFVIISAGIAPAVSATIGSATLAWFSIQSQSFLTAWPLWWIGDATGVLIVAPLALVLFHSWRGKTQLSTGQWVEAAVLALIFLGVAVLSLSGYLPFAYIIMPPLLWAAVRFEFKGAAVSLALLALIAAVFTITGASQFAGDPESQKHNQVMLQLFLAISAFSALIVAAISRQHQLAVLSLRQSVDALSERERELSQLVDMVPSHVWRLRPNGEPTFFNKRMIDFLGIDVADSDRPDMSRLEAVLQAIVHPDDTAAFRESLSHCLVTGENFAMRYRLRRADGVYRWMSSRAEPMRDQAGNIVQWYGLCHDIDDQVHAEEALRRSEQQLQQMIDAVPVRIWSVEPAGGSIYFNKRYQDHFRAVIDDFDADGEPRIDELLQQLIHPDEAADVQRTLSNCFESGGGAAMRFRWLEKDGIYRWAECRVEPRRDEDGKVVQWYGVSLDIDDEVRALEALRDRERELSQLVDMVPVQIRRLTPTGEPVFFNKRLIDFFGVDVGDMDRAGMSRLSSVIHTLVHPDDAPRLLETVHRSLASGDPFTIKYRMRRFDGTYRWVDGRAEPLRDQNGAIVQWYVISVDIDDEMRAQEALRNREHELSQLVDMVPSLLWRLNPEGAPTFFNKRLIDFLGLDVAETEKPGMSRLAALIDVAVHPDDAESLAEALNHSLATGERFSKQYRLRRADGVYRWLKGSAEPLRDESGRIVQWYGLSHDIDDQLRIEEALRERERSLWQIVETLPIMIDCAAPDGEPVYRNPQLRDFLGYKLEDLDGTGKSRLAGTLDAGVHPDDLADVKEKYAHSLATGEPYARRHRLRRFDGDYRWVETRAAPMRDGEGAIVQWNVICLDIDGEVRAQEELRLTQEGLARASQAASLAELSASIAHEVNQPLAAVVANSHACQRWLTADPPNMERAQRTVERIIRDANSAAEVVGRIRALFKQSADKRVQTTLSNVIDEVRSLIADEAWRRGVRIDVDVDDSLPSIALDRIQIQQVLINLIRNGIEALDATTSDRVVEIRSHLVGNAVQTEIRDRGRGIEFPEKMFEPFFSTKESGMGMGLAICRSIVELHGGRLWAEKNQPHGATLIFSLPVETKAAS; this is encoded by the coding sequence ATGGAAAGCGTCTGGTCTCACCGCCCCCCAATCCTGCGTCTGGCGCTTTTCTTCCTCGCCTATGTGCTCGCCTGCGGCTTCGCCCAGTCGCTCGCGGTGGTGCCGGGAACCGGTATTTCCATCTGGCCTCCGGCCGGGCTGTTCATCGCGACCCTGATCCTCGCCTCCCGACCCAGCTGGCCCTGGTGGATACTGGCCGGCTGCCTGGGAGAGATGTTCAGTAACGTCCTATGGTTCCATAGTCCGCAAGCTGCGGCCTTCCTGATCTATGTCGGCAACGCTCTCGAAGCTGTGGTCGCGGCATGGCTCGTCAACCGGACTTTGAAGCTCCCGGTTCGGCTCGAAACCCTGCAGGAAGTGACCGCATTCGTCATCATCAGCGCCGGAATTGCGCCAGCCGTCAGCGCGACCATCGGAAGCGCCACGCTTGCCTGGTTCAGCATCCAGTCGCAATCCTTTCTGACGGCCTGGCCCTTATGGTGGATCGGAGACGCGACCGGTGTCCTGATCGTGGCGCCGCTGGCGCTGGTTCTTTTCCACAGCTGGCGCGGCAAGACCCAGCTTTCGACCGGGCAATGGGTGGAAGCAGCCGTACTGGCGCTGATCTTTCTCGGCGTCGCCGTGCTTTCGCTGAGCGGCTACCTTCCCTTCGCCTATATTATCATGCCGCCTCTTCTTTGGGCCGCGGTCCGCTTCGAATTCAAGGGAGCCGCGGTGTCGCTCGCTCTCCTCGCCCTGATCGCCGCCGTCTTCACGATAACCGGCGCCAGCCAATTCGCCGGCGATCCGGAGTCCCAGAAACACAATCAGGTCATGCTGCAGCTTTTTCTGGCGATCTCGGCATTCTCAGCGCTGATCGTCGCCGCCATATCGCGTCAGCATCAGCTGGCGGTGCTTTCGTTGCGTCAGAGCGTGGACGCGCTCAGCGAAAGGGAGCGGGAGTTGTCGCAGCTCGTGGACATGGTGCCGAGCCACGTCTGGCGCCTGAGACCCAACGGCGAGCCGACCTTCTTCAACAAACGCATGATCGACTTCCTCGGCATCGACGTCGCGGATTCAGACCGGCCTGATATGAGCCGGCTGGAGGCAGTCCTTCAAGCCATCGTTCATCCCGATGATACCGCGGCGTTCAGAGAATCGCTCAGCCATTGCCTCGTCACGGGCGAGAATTTCGCCATGCGGTATCGGCTGCGCCGCGCCGATGGCGTCTATCGTTGGATGTCGAGTCGCGCCGAGCCGATGCGCGATCAGGCGGGAAACATCGTTCAGTGGTACGGGCTTTGTCACGATATCGACGATCAAGTCCACGCCGAAGAGGCCTTACGCCGGAGCGAACAGCAGTTGCAGCAGATGATCGACGCCGTTCCTGTCCGCATCTGGAGCGTGGAGCCGGCGGGCGGATCGATCTACTTCAACAAACGCTATCAGGATCACTTCCGCGCCGTCATTGACGATTTCGACGCCGACGGCGAACCGCGCATCGACGAGTTGCTGCAGCAGCTGATCCATCCCGATGAGGCGGCCGACGTTCAGCGCACGCTGAGCAATTGTTTCGAAAGCGGCGGCGGCGCCGCGATGCGGTTTCGCTGGCTTGAAAAGGACGGCATCTATCGCTGGGCGGAATGCAGGGTGGAGCCGCGGCGGGACGAGGATGGCAAGGTCGTGCAATGGTACGGCGTTTCCCTCGACATCGATGACGAGGTGCGGGCGCTGGAGGCCTTGCGCGATCGCGAGCGCGAACTCTCGCAGCTCGTGGATATGGTGCCGGTCCAGATCAGGCGCCTGACGCCGACAGGCGAGCCGGTCTTCTTCAACAAGCGCCTGATCGACTTTTTCGGTGTCGACGTCGGCGATATGGATAGGGCGGGCATGAGCCGTCTCTCGTCGGTCATTCATACGCTCGTCCACCCCGACGACGCACCGAGGCTGCTCGAGACGGTCCACCGCTCCCTCGCCAGCGGCGATCCCTTCACGATAAAATACCGCATGCGCCGTTTCGACGGAACCTATCGCTGGGTCGATGGCCGCGCCGAGCCGCTGCGGGACCAGAACGGCGCGATCGTGCAATGGTATGTGATATCGGTCGACATCGACGATGAGATGCGCGCGCAGGAAGCCCTGCGCAACCGGGAGCACGAGCTCTCCCAGCTGGTGGACATGGTCCCGAGCCTGCTCTGGCGGCTCAATCCGGAAGGCGCCCCGACCTTCTTCAACAAACGCCTGATCGATTTCCTCGGTCTCGATGTTGCCGAGACGGAGAAACCCGGCATGAGTCGGCTGGCGGCCCTCATCGATGTCGCCGTCCATCCAGACGATGCGGAGAGCCTAGCCGAAGCGCTCAACCATTCCCTCGCCACCGGCGAACGCTTCTCGAAGCAATATCGCCTGCGGCGCGCCGACGGCGTCTACCGCTGGCTGAAAGGCAGCGCCGAGCCGCTGCGAGACGAAAGCGGGCGGATCGTTCAGTGGTACGGTCTCTCGCACGACATTGACGACCAGTTGCGCATCGAAGAGGCGCTGCGAGAGCGGGAACGGTCTCTGTGGCAGATCGTCGAAACGCTGCCTATCATGATCGACTGCGCGGCTCCCGACGGCGAGCCGGTCTATCGCAATCCGCAGCTTCGCGACTTTCTAGGATACAAACTCGAAGACCTTGATGGAACCGGCAAGTCACGGCTGGCCGGCACGCTCGATGCCGGCGTTCATCCCGACGACCTCGCCGATGTCAAGGAGAAATACGCCCATTCGCTCGCCACCGGCGAACCCTATGCGCGCCGGCACCGCCTGCGGCGGTTCGACGGCGACTATCGTTGGGTCGAGACGCGGGCCGCACCAATGCGCGATGGCGAGGGCGCGATCGTGCAGTGGAACGTCATATGCCTCGATATCGACGGCGAGGTTCGGGCGCAGGAAGAACTGCGCTTGACGCAAGAAGGACTTGCCCGGGCGAGCCAGGCAGCAAGCCTCGCCGAGCTTTCCGCCTCGATCGCGCACGAGGTGAACCAGCCCCTGGCGGCCGTCGTGGCGAATTCCCACGCCTGCCAGCGCTGGCTGACGGCCGATCCGCCGAATATGGAGCGGGCGCAGAGAACCGTCGAGCGCATCATCCGGGACGCCAATTCGGCGGCTGAGGTCGTCGGCCGCATTCGCGCCTTGTTCAAACAATCCGCGGACAAAAGGGTTCAGACGACGCTTTCCAACGTCATCGACGAAGTGCGCAGCCTGATCGCCGACGAAGCCTGGCGGCGGGGCGTCCGCATCGACGTCGACGTTGACGACAGCTTGCCGTCCATCGCGCTCGACCGCATCCAGATCCAGCAGGTTCTGATCAATCTCATCCGCAACGGCATCGAGGCCCTGGACGCCACGACAAGCGACAGGGTGGTCGAGATACGCTCGCACCTAGTCGGCAATGCCGTCCAGACCGAGATCCGCGATCGGGGGCGCGGCATCGAGTTTCCCGAAAAGATGTTCGAGCCTTTCTTCAGCACGAAGGAAAGCGGCATGGGCATGGGGCTGGCGATCTGCCGCTCGATCGTCGAGCTGCATGGCGGACGATTGTGGGCGGAGAAGAACCAACCGCACGGAGCGACGTTGATCTTTTCATTGCCGGTTGAAACGAAGGCGGCGTCATGA
- a CDS encoding AbrB/MazE/SpoVT family DNA-binding domain-containing protein, with the protein MPTTVTAKGQVTNSKPVRNMLGIVPGSQVDFHRAADGSVVLTRADKKRPASRFEKLRGHAGKGLDTNAIMALTRGET; encoded by the coding sequence ATGCCCACGACAGTTACCGCGAAAGGCCAAGTCACCAATTCGAAGCCCGTACGCAATATGCTCGGCATCGTTCCCGGCAGCCAAGTCGATTTTCACCGTGCTGCCGACGGAAGCGTGGTTCTGACGCGCGCCGACAAGAAACGACCTGCGAGCCGCTTCGAGAAGCTGCGCGGCCATGCCGGCAAGGGCCTCGACACGAACGCCATCATGGCTTTGACGCGCGGCGAAACGTGA
- a CDS encoding nitroreductase — MDVYEAVTSRRSVRGFKDQPVAMEILERVLTAAAWSPSGSNIQPWNTYVMTGAPLTELKTSAVERVAHGEAWDERQYEMYPSVLKPPYGERRSAFGKERYSALGIAREDWEARQRAAIANWNCFGAPAALFCYIDRDLGLPQWADVGMYLQTVMLLLRAEGLHSCPQMAWSQVRETVAEVLSPPDGLILFCGMSIGYEDPAVSYARTGRAPLAETVTFIGE; from the coding sequence ATGGACGTATATGAGGCAGTCACAAGCCGGAGGTCGGTGCGCGGATTTAAAGACCAGCCTGTGGCGATGGAGATACTTGAGCGCGTGCTGACCGCCGCGGCTTGGTCGCCGTCGGGATCGAACATCCAGCCGTGGAATACCTACGTGATGACCGGTGCGCCGCTGACCGAACTCAAGACGTCAGCTGTCGAGCGCGTGGCGCATGGCGAGGCCTGGGACGAGCGGCAGTATGAGATGTACCCGTCCGTGCTGAAGCCGCCGTACGGCGAGCGCCGCTCCGCCTTCGGCAAGGAGCGCTACAGCGCGCTCGGCATTGCGCGCGAGGACTGGGAGGCGCGCCAGCGGGCAGCAATCGCCAACTGGAATTGCTTCGGCGCGCCCGCCGCCCTGTTCTGCTACATCGACCGCGACTTGGGTCTGCCCCAATGGGCCGACGTCGGAATGTATCTGCAGACCGTGATGCTGCTACTCCGCGCCGAAGGACTGCACAGTTGCCCGCAGATGGCGTGGTCGCAGGTTCGCGAGACGGTCGCCGAGGTCCTGTCGCCGCCCGATGGGCTGATCCTCTTCTGCGGCATGTCGATCGGCTACGAAGACCCTGCGGTAAGTTACGCCCGTACGGGCCGCGCCCCGCTGGCTGAGACGGTCACGTTTATCGGCGAATAG
- a CDS encoding response regulator: MNKTRHVVAIVDDDPRLLESMSDLLESAGYVARAFSSAGSLLVNGLSDLDLLITDIGMPGIDGFELRDLVRKSRPELPVFLITGRHEIADQGRAQGAGGFFRKPFDAQALIAAIANALHKSRDGG, encoded by the coding sequence ATGAACAAGACAAGACATGTCGTGGCAATTGTCGACGACGATCCAAGACTCCTTGAATCGATGAGCGACCTTCTGGAATCGGCGGGCTATGTCGCCCGCGCCTTCTCGTCGGCAGGCTCGCTGCTCGTCAACGGGCTGTCGGACCTGGATCTGCTCATCACCGACATCGGAATGCCCGGCATAGACGGCTTCGAACTTCGTGACCTCGTCAGGAAATCACGTCCGGAGCTGCCGGTTTTCCTGATCACGGGCCGCCACGAGATCGCGGATCAGGGCCGCGCTCAAGGCGCCGGCGGATTCTTCCGCAAGCCATTCGATGCCCAGGCCCTGATCGCGGCCATCGCCAATGCCTTACACAAATCGAGAGATGGAGGGTGA
- a CDS encoding NADPH-dependent FMN reductase produces the protein MTTHKVGYLIGSLAKGSINRKLAKALVRVAPPELEMSEISFKDLPLYSYDYDADYPPAGRAFKAAIAAVDAVLFVTPEYNRSIPGGLKNAIDWASRPYGTNSFTRKPSAVIGTSPGAIGTAVAQQNLRSVLSFCNSPQMNAPEAYIQFTPGLITDDGEVTNEATAEFLRKFMQDFHLFIARVRSVLPKDA, from the coding sequence ATGACCACGCATAAAGTAGGCTATCTTATCGGCAGCTTGGCCAAGGGCTCGATCAACCGCAAGCTCGCCAAGGCGCTGGTGCGCGTCGCCCCACCGGAACTTGAAATGTCAGAGATATCCTTCAAGGACCTGCCACTCTACAGTTACGATTACGACGCCGATTACCCTCCGGCCGGCAGGGCATTCAAGGCGGCAATCGCGGCCGTCGACGCCGTGCTTTTCGTGACGCCCGAATACAATCGATCCATTCCCGGCGGGCTGAAAAACGCAATCGACTGGGCGAGCCGCCCCTACGGCACCAACTCATTCACACGTAAGCCGTCGGCGGTGATCGGCACGTCGCCGGGCGCCATCGGCACAGCCGTCGCCCAGCAGAATTTGCGCAGCGTGCTCAGTTTCTGCAACTCTCCGCAGATGAATGCTCCGGAAGCCTACATCCAGTTCACTCCGGGGCTGATCACCGATGACGGCGAGGTCACGAACGAGGCCACGGCAGAATTCCTCCGCAAGTTCATGCAGGACTTCCATCTCTTCATCGCGAGGGTTCGCTCAGTGCTGCCGAAAGATGCCTAA
- a CDS encoding ArsR/SmtB family transcription factor: protein MNNQSSVAPSPKTNAFDNEANFLSAMGNSKRLHILHLLTEGEMSVTVLADEVGLSQSSTSQHLAILREQELVQTRRAAQTIYYSLQSDGVRAMLDTLADIFGSHRRTAAEPTRAVGT, encoded by the coding sequence TTGAACAATCAATCGTCAGTCGCGCCTTCCCCTAAAACCAATGCCTTCGACAACGAAGCAAACTTCCTGTCGGCTATGGGGAATTCCAAACGGCTTCACATTCTGCATCTGTTGACCGAAGGAGAAATGTCCGTAACCGTCCTGGCTGACGAAGTGGGATTGAGCCAATCTTCGACGTCTCAGCATCTGGCAATTCTTCGAGAACAGGAACTCGTGCAGACGCGAAGGGCTGCGCAGACGATCTACTATTCACTTCAATCGGACGGGGTCAGGGCAATGCTCGATACGCTCGCGGACATTTTCGGATCGCATCGCCGTACGGCGGCTGAACCTACCCGAGCCGTGGGCACCTAA
- a CDS encoding response regulator transcription factor, whose product MTTDDHIVFIVDDDERIREALGELLDSHGIRAIAFESACDYVQADKPDVPACLILDIELPDINGLDLQRQIADGDHPPIVFVTGHGDIPSSVRAIKRGAVDFLTKPFSDEHLMAAIQAAIAQDREKRTERAELGMLKQHYLDLTPREREVLPLVVSGLLNKQAAAELGISEVTLQIHRRNVMQKMAAASLADLVRIAEKLEIPITHSRRVGGN is encoded by the coding sequence ATGACGACCGATGACCATATCGTCTTCATCGTAGATGATGATGAACGCATCCGGGAGGCTCTCGGCGAGCTGCTGGACTCGCATGGCATACGCGCCATCGCCTTCGAGTCGGCCTGCGACTATGTGCAAGCGGATAAGCCGGATGTTCCGGCCTGCCTTATCCTCGATATCGAACTGCCCGATATCAACGGCCTCGACCTACAGCGGCAGATCGCCGACGGCGATCATCCGCCGATCGTCTTCGTCACCGGACATGGCGACATCCCCTCCTCCGTGCGCGCCATCAAGCGCGGCGCGGTCGATTTTCTCACCAAGCCCTTCAGCGATGAGCACCTTATGGCGGCGATCCAGGCGGCGATCGCCCAGGATCGGGAAAAGAGGACCGAGCGCGCCGAACTCGGCATGCTGAAGCAGCACTATCTCGACCTGACACCGCGTGAACGCGAGGTGTTGCCGCTCGTCGTCAGCGGCCTTCTCAACAAGCAGGCAGCGGCAGAACTGGGGATCAGCGAAGTCACGCTGCAGATCCACAGAAGAAACGTGATGCAGAAGATGGCGGCGGCATCGCTCGCCGACCTCGTGCGCATCGCGGAGAAACTGGAAATACCGATAACCCACTCGCGCCGGGTGGGAGGGAATTGA
- a CDS encoding response regulator transcription factor, producing MRVDQPFVRRSAPLSAQREREEDQPLVMIVDDDASVREALSELILSAGFQPVSFASTRELLDADILDRPGCLILDVRMPGASGLHLQSHLAENGIAKPIIFLTGHGDIPMTVQAMKAGAVDFLTKPARDQTLLDAVTAAIVMDGERRAEAAIANRNIERLETLTQREREVLHQVARGRLNKQIAFDLGISEVTVKLHRSNVMHKMQAASIGELIRAWETLPAQMRQAGAR from the coding sequence ATGAGGGTTGACCAGCCGTTCGTTCGTAGATCGGCGCCTTTGTCAGCGCAGCGTGAACGTGAAGAGGATCAGCCGCTCGTCATGATCGTGGACGACGACGCATCCGTTCGCGAGGCGCTGTCGGAGCTGATCCTGTCGGCCGGTTTTCAGCCGGTCAGCTTCGCTTCGACCCGCGAACTGCTCGACGCGGATATATTGGACAGACCCGGCTGCCTGATCCTCGATGTGCGCATGCCGGGGGCAAGCGGCCTCCACCTGCAGAGCCATCTGGCCGAGAACGGCATTGCCAAGCCGATCATCTTCCTGACCGGCCATGGCGATATCCCGATGACTGTCCAGGCGATGAAAGCCGGCGCCGTGGATTTCCTCACCAAGCCGGCGCGGGATCAGACGCTGCTCGATGCCGTGACAGCAGCCATCGTCATGGACGGCGAACGACGAGCGGAAGCGGCGATCGCCAATCGCAATATCGAACGGCTGGAGACGCTGACGCAGCGCGAGCGCGAAGTTCTGCACCAAGTGGCACGCGGGCGCCTCAACAAGCAGATCGCCTTCGACCTTGGCATCAGCGAAGTGACCGTCAAGCTACATCGCAGCAATGTCATGCACAAGATGCAGGCCGCCTCGATCGGCGAACTGATCCGGGCCTGGGAAACATTGCCGGCGCAGATGCGTCAGGCTGGGGCGCGATAG